The proteins below come from a single Argentina anserina chromosome 1, drPotAnse1.1, whole genome shotgun sequence genomic window:
- the LOC126798464 gene encoding uncharacterized protein LOC126798464, whose translation MAPRKKHGNNNTVGPSKSGLDPQHQLQDCYEGERLDRLLQSLQSKIESARLLDNSLPEKIWFKLQFAVGVNDVTRVLERMKLVTLPMEASLASECNAPATPPKAKAASNELQAVLVAADSNPRWLTKHLPRLALSRNVPLIFLRDNKGASLRLGQLVKLKTAIAIGVKAKGNVINQLVDEILSGSTQGHLGTECIDSPELLPAPQRLVQR comes from the exons ATGGCGCCCAGAAAGAAACATGGGAACAACAACACCGTCGGTCCTTCCAAGTCTGGCCTCGACCCTCAACACCAACTCCAAGA TTGCTATGAAGGAGAACGTCTCGATCGTCTTCTCCAATCTCTTCAGAG CAAAATAGAGTCAGCTAGACTGTTGGATAATTCTTTGCCGGAAAAGATATGGTTCAAG CTACAATTTGCAGTAGGGGTGAATGATGTGACTCGTGTTCTTGAACGCATGAAACTAGTGACATTACCAATGGAGGCAAGCTTGGCATCTGAGTGCAATGCCCCTGCTACTCCTCCGAAAGCTAAAGCAGCATCGAATGAGCTGCAGGCGGTGCTGGTAGCTGCCGATTCCAATCCGCGGTGGCTCACGAAGCATCTGCCAAGGTTGGCCCTTTCAAGGAATGTCCCATTGATCTTTCTTAGAGATAACAAGGGTGCTTCTCTAAGATTGGGTCAGCTTGTTAAACTTAAAACTGCCATTGCTATTGGAGTTAAG GCCAAAGGAAATGTCATTAATCAACTTGTTGACGAAATTCTTAGCGGCAGCACTCAAGGTCATCTTGGTACTGAATGTATTGATTCACCTGAACTGCTTCCTGCACCACAAAGGCTAGTTCAGAGATGA
- the LOC126798379 gene encoding probable polygalacturonase has product MRRRSTLPVVDVFIVLVALFSTAPSPWAVVKGSHPHCKKLRENLGEIRPHSVTITEFGAVGDGVTLNTKAFQNAIFYLNSFSDKGGAKLFVPAGRWLTGSFHLISHLTLWLDEDAVILGSTNSDDWPVVDPLPSYGRGRELFGKRHQSLIYGHNLTDVIITGRNGTIDGQGSVWWNWFHNKTLNYTRPHLVELMNSTAVVISNLTFLNSPFWTIHPVYCSHVSVQNLTILAPLNSPNTDGIDPDSSDNVCIEDCYISTGDDLISIKSGWDEYGISYGRPSRNILIHGITGKSQRSAGISIGSEMSGGVSEVHAENLQFFGSHTGIRIKSSPGRGGYVRNIYVSNVTLDGVYIAIRFTSHYGEHPDEFYDPSALPIVEQITFKDVIGDSIKIAGLLEGLEGGSFQNICLSNIVLNVTSKSPWNCSSIHGYSYLVYPEICEPLKESISPQHYSDCYHLSDQKLFSSE; this is encoded by the exons ATGAGGAGGAGATCTACTCTGCCT GTGGTAGATGTATTTATCGTACTTGTAGCATTGTTCAGTACTGCTCCGTCTCCATGGGCTGTTGTCAAGGGCAGTCATCCACATTGCAAGAAATTAAGAGAAAACTTGGGGGAAATTCGACCTCACAGTGTCACCATTACTGAATTTGGCGCAGTTGGAGATGGGGTCACCCTTAACACCAAAGCCTTTCAGAATGCCATCTTTTATCTCAACTCTTTCTCTGACAAGGGTGGGGCCAAACTTTTTGTTCCTGCAGGCCGGTGGTTGACAGGAAGCTTCCATCTAATCAGTCATCTAACCTTGTGGTTGGATGAAGACGCAGTCATTCTTGGATCAACG AACTCAGATGATTGGCCAGTTGTTGATCCCTTGCCATCATATGGTCGAGGAAGGGAGTTGTTTGGGAAAAGACATCAAAGCCTCATATACGGGCACAATTTGACTGATGTTATCATAACTG GTCGCAACGGAACCATTGATGGTCAAGGCAGCGTCTGGTGGAATTGGTTCCATAATAAAACTCTGAATTATACAAGGCCCCATTTGGTGGAGTTAATGAATTCAACTGCGGTTGTCATCTCAAACCTGACTTTCTTAAATTCACCATTTTGGACCATTCACCCAGTATACTGCAG CCATGTTTCCGTCCAGAATCTCACCATCCTTGCTCCTCTCAACTCACCAAACACAGATGGGATCGATCCAG ACTCTTCTGATAATGTCTGCATTGAAGACTGTTATATCAGCACTGGTGATGATCTGATCTCCATCAAAAGTGGGTGGGATGAGTATGGCATTTCATATGGTCGTCCCAGTAGAAACATTCTCATTCACGGGATTACAGGGAAATCTCAAAGAAGTGCGGGAATTTCAATTGGAAGTGAGATGTCTGGAGGTGTTTCAGAAGTTCATGCAGAAAATCTCCAATTTTTCGGTTCTCATACAGGTATCAGAATAAAATCTTCTCCAGGAAGGGGTGGTTATGTCAGAAATATCTATGTGTCAAACGTGACCTTGGATGGTGTATATATAGCTATAAGGTTCACCAGTCACTATGGGGAACACCCAGATGAGTTTTACGATCCAAGTGCCCTCCCTATCGTAGAACAGATTACTTTTAAAGATGTCATAGGTGATAGTATCAAAATTGCAGGCCTCCTAGAGGGTTTAGAAGGTGGCAGTTTTCAGAACATCTGCCTATCCAatattgtcctcaatgtaacgTCAAAGTCCCCATGGAACTGCTCTTCTATTCATGGATATTCTTACTTAGTTTATCCCGAAATCTGTGAGCCTCTGAAGGAGAGTATCTCCCCTCAGCATTACTCGGACTGTTACCATCTATCGGATCAGAAATTGTTTTCCAGTGAATAA
- the LOC126791434 gene encoding protein S-acyltransferase 18, whose amino-acid sequence MISSRRHGWQRPFHPLQMVGIAVFSFLVVTFYTFLGLFLGNRIAEITVTAIFTFVAVSVVFLFIRCTATDPTDRTSFRKRKKKKGARGGGKGYPELNHWFILGQIMVRFLRRVEKKILRTFIRRSYLDPWKTSSHLDPLVPFPFVLMKDDEAVSPDLREDDISFCALCDFEVKKRSKHCRTCNRCVEGFDHHCRWLNNCVGKKNYTTFILLMVFVLLLLITEGGTAIAIFVRCFTDKNGIERELKRKLYLDFPRAVLATIAVLLTLLTAYGSAAMGQLFFFHLVLIKKGIRTYDYILAMKEEINQSMEMDPFNDDSDFSSDESDSDFDSPEKPSCVSRVMCRGRDGGVQNPRRLSIRIDGEPQPSTSSKPQGFRVSINPWRLIKLSKEKALLAAEKARERILKQKPSAENDSLRPLPLETKSGPLTTTAGSGITPLISKGGWMPGSPVAKFTSPRRRYSGSPTTMFTGIVPSPKHKYKGNFDLKLTEVSRELETYISRQVLCSVIKKDGGEASPR is encoded by the exons ATGATCAGCTCCAGACGCCATGGCTGGCAACGCCCCTTCCACCCTCTGCAG ATGGTGGGAATCGCGGTCTTTAGTTTCCTTGTGGTGACATTCTACACATTCCTGGGACTTTTCCTGGGAAACCGGATTGCGGAGATTACAGTCACCGCAATCTTCACCTTTGTTGCTGTTTCCGTCGTGTTTCTATTCATCCGGTGCACCGCGACGGACCCGACTGACAGAACCAGCTtcaggaagaggaagaagaagaagggagCTAGAGGAGGTGGTAAAGGGTACCCTGAACTCAACCACTGGTTCATTCTGGGGCAGATTATGGTCAGATTCTTGAGGAGAGTTGAGAAGAAGATTCTAAGGACTTTTATAAGGAGGAGCTATCTGGATCCATGGAAGACTAGTTCTCATTTGGACCCGTTGGTTCCTTTCCCATTTGTGCTCATGAAAGACGACGAGGCTGTTTCTCCTGATCTCAGGGAAGATGACATCTCGTTTTGTGCGCTCTGCGACTTTGAG GTGAAGAAAAGGAGTAAGCATTGCAGGACTTGCAACCGGTGCGTTGAGGGATTTGATCATCATTGTAGG TGGTTAAACAACTGTGTTGGTAAAAAGAACTACACCACATTCATTCTTCTGATGGTTTTCGTTTTGTTACTG TTGATTACAGAAGGAGGAACAGCAATTGCCATATTTGTCAGGTGCTTCACAGATAAGAATGGAATAGAGCGGGAGCTGAAAAGGAAACTCTACCTAGACTTTCCAAGAGCTGTTCTTGCCACGATAGCG GTCTTGCTAACTCTATTGACAGCTTATGGTTCAGCAGCAATGGGGCAgcttttcttctttcatttgGTTCTCATTAAGAAG GGAATCAGAACATATGACTATATCCTGGCAATGAAAGAGGAGATCAACCAGTCTATGGAAATGGATCCATTTAATGATGATTCAGATTTCTCCTCAGATGAAAGCGATAGTGATTTTGATTCACCTGAAAAGCCATCATGTGTATCAAGGGTTATGTGCAGAGGACGTGATGGGGGAGTTCAG AATCCCAGAAGGCTTTCCATAAGAATTGATGGAGAACCTCAGCCCTCTACTTCATCCAAGCCCCAAGGTTTCCGCGTCAGCATTAATCCCTGGAGGCTGATAAAATTGAGCAAAGAGAAGGCATTGCTCGCAGCTGAGAAGGCCAGAGAAAGAATTTTGAAACAGAAGCCATCGGCAGAGAATGACTCATTGAGACCGCTACCATTAGAAACAAAATCCGGACCATTGACAACTACAGCAGGATCAGGTATAACACCTCTAATATCCAAAGGGGGGTGGATGCCCGGGTCACCTGTTGCAAAATTTACAAGCCCCAGAAGGAGGTATTCTGGCTCGCCAACTACTATGTTCACCGGCATTGTTCCCTCACCAAAGCACAAGTACAAAGGTAACTTTGACTTGAAGTTGACAGAGGTGTCAAGGGAGCTGGAGACTTATATCTCGAGGCAGGTTCTGTGTTCTGTTATAAAGAAGGATGGGGGTGAAGCATCCCCAAGATAA
- the LOC126803037 gene encoding LOW QUALITY PROTEIN: protein translocase subunit SecA, chloroplastic (The sequence of the model RefSeq protein was modified relative to this genomic sequence to represent the inferred CDS: inserted 2 bases in 1 codon) yields the protein MALPHSPHSLSPLSSNSRRHAVLLHHHHRHHFLAGNASPLPEASRVSAPRRRRGQPLAASLGGLLGGIFKGTDTGESTRQQYAQTLAPVNGLEAQISKLSDSELREKTLQFQGRVKQGESLDSLLPEAFAVIREASRRVLGLRPFDVQLIGGMVLHKGEIAEMRTGEGKTLVAILPAYLNALTGKGVHVVTVNDYLARRDCEWVGQVPRFLGLKVGLIQQNMTSEQRRENYLCDITYVTNSELGFDYLRDNLATSVEELVLRNFNYCVIDEVDSILIDEARTPLIISGPAEKPSDRYYKAAKMASVFERDIHYTVDEKQKTVLLSEQGYEDAEEILGVKDLYDPREQWASYVLNAVKAKELFLRDVNYIIRGKEVLIVDEFTGRVMQGRRWSDGLHQAVEAKEGLPIQNETVTLASISYQNFFLQFPKLCGMTGTAATESTEFESIYKLKVTIVPTNKPMTRKDESDVVFRATTGKWQAVVVEISRMHKTGRPVLVGTTSVEQSDSLSEQLQEVGIPHEVLNAKPENVEREAEIVAQSGRLGAVTIATNMAGRGTDIILGGNAEFMARLKLREMLMPRVVKLTEGGYVSVKKLPPRKSWKVNEQLFPCKLSNETTKLAEEAVNLAVETWGQRSLTELEAEERLSYSCEKGPALDEVIAKLRSAFSEIMKEYKGYTEEERKKVVSAGMLIYCYLLNDLTPDVLTSECSSYEDLQDYLRRRGHEAYLQKRTIIESQAPGLMKDAERFLVLNNXLWKEHLQALKFVQQAVGLRGYAQRDPLIEYKLEGYNLFLDMMAQIRRNVIYSIYQFQPVMVKKDGDQREDKKSGKKVTNGNPNSVGSVVDSSSPPATPQSSA from the exons ATGGCGCTGCCTCACTCTCCTCACTCCCTCTCACCTCTCTCTTCCAACTCCCGCCGCCACGCCGTCctgctccaccaccaccaccgccaccACTTCCTCGCCGGAAATGCCTCCCCCCTCCCGGAAGCCTCCCGCGTTTCCGCTCCCCGACGTCGGCGAGGTCAGCCTCTTGCGGCGTCTCTGGGAGGCTTATTAGGCGGGATTTTCAAAGGGACCGACACCGGCGAGTCCACCAGGCAGCAGTACGCTCAGACTTTGGCGCCCGTCAATGGCCTGGAAGCTCAGATTTCCAAGCTTTCCGATTCCGAGCTCAGGGAGAAGACACTTCAGTTTCAGGGGCGCGTGAAGCAGGGCGAGTCCTTGGACTCTCTTTTACCC GAAGCATTTGCCGTGATTCGTGAGGCTTCGAGGAGAGTTTTAGGCCTTCGTCCCTTTGATGTCCAACTCATAG GTGGCATGGTTCTGCACAAGGGGGAAATAGCTGAGATGAGGACTGGAGAGGGAAAGACACTTGTTGCTATCTTACCAGCTTATTTGAATGCGCTAACCGGAAAGGGAGTTCATGTTGTCACTGTTAATGATTATCTGGCCCGACGTGATTGTGAATGGGTTGGTCAGGTTCCCCGTTTCCTTGGATTGAAGGTTGGCCTAATCCAAC AGAATATGACAAGCGAACAAAGAAGGGAGAATTACTTATGTGACATCACATACGTTACAAACAGTGAGCTCGGTTTTGATTACCTGAGAGATAATCTGGCCACG AGTGTTGAGGAGCTTGTCTTGAGGAATTTCAACTACTGTGTAATTGATGAGGTTGATTCCATCCTTATTGATGAAGCAAGAACACCTCTTATTATATCAGGACCTGCAGAAAAACCCAGTGATAGGTACTATAAAGCTGCAAAGATGGCTTCAGTGTTTGAGAGAGATATACATTACACT GTGGATGAAAAGCAGAAAACAGTTCTGCTCTCAGAACAAGGATATGAAGATGCTGAAGAGATTCTAGGTGTCAAAGATCTGTATGATCCCCGTGAACAGTGGGCATCTTATGTTCTGAATGCGGTGAAAGCAAAAGAACTGTTTCTTAGAGATGTAAACTATATTATTCGTGGAAAAGAGGTTCTTATCGTTGATGAGTTTACAGGACGAGTTATGCAG GGGAGGCGGTGGAGTGATGGACTTCACCAAGCAGTTGAAGCAAAAGAAGGTCTGCCGATTCAAAATGAAACTGTAACTCTGGCATCTATTAGTTACCAAAACTTCTTTCTCCAG TTTCCAAAACTTTGTGGAATGACTGGAACTGCGGCAACTGAAAGCACAGAATTTGAAAGCATATACAAGCTTAAAGTTACAATTGTCCCCACGAACAAGCCCATGACAAGAAAG GATGAGTCTGATGTAGTTTTCAGGGCAACTACAGGAAAATGGCAGGCAGTTGTAGTAGAAATTTCTAGAATGCACAAAACAGGTCGCCCTGTACTTGTTGGCACAACTAGCGTTGAGCAGAGTGATTCATTGTCTGAGCAGTTGCAAGAAGTTGGTATTCCCCATGAG GTTCTCAACGCAAAACCAGAAAATGTGGAGAGGGAAGCAGAAATTGTGGCACAAAGCGGTCGTCTAGGAGCAGTTACCATTGCAACCAATATGGCAGGCCGAGGAACAGACATAATTCTTGGTGGAAATGCAGAATTTATGGCGAGGTTGAAGCTACGTGAGATGCTTATGCCCAG AGTTGTAAAGCTAACTGAAGGAGGTTACGTCTCCGTGAAAAAACTTCCGCCGAGGAAGTCCTGGAAG gTAAATGAACAACTATTTCCATGCAAACTCTCCAATGAGACGACCAAGTTAGCTGAGGAAGCTGTAAACTTAGCTGTTGAAACTTGGGGTCAGAGATCATTGACGGAGCTTGAAGCCGAGGAGCGTCTTTCTTATTCTTGCGAAAAG GGACCTGCTTTGGATGAAGTGATAGCCAAACTGCGAAGTGCCTTTTCAGAAATCATGAAAGAGTACAAGGGCTACACAGAGGAAGAAAGGAAGAAG GTTGTGTCAGCTGGT ATGCTTAT ATATTGCTATCTTTTGAATGATTTGACGCCGGATGTGCTGACGAGTGAATGTTCAAGTTACGAAGATTTGCAGGACTACCTCCGTCGTCGAGGTCATGAGGCATATTTGCAGAAACGG ACTATTATTGAGAGCCAGGCACCAGGCTTGATGAAGGACGCTGAACGGTTCTTAGTTTTGAACAA ATTGTGGAAGGAGCACTTACAAGCACTCAAGTTCGTTCAGCAAGCTGTAGGTTTGCGTGGGTACGCACAACGGGATCCACTTATTGAATATAAGCTTGAAGGCTACAATCTTTTCTTAGACATGATGGCACAGATAAGAAGAAATGTTATATATTCCATATACCAG TTTCAACCTGTGATGGTAAAGAAGGATGGTGACCAAAGAGAGGATAAGAAATCCGGAAAAAAGGTCACTAATGGTAACCCAAATTCTGTTGGCAGTGTGGTGGACTCTTCTTCACCCCCTGCCACCCCCCAGTCTAGTGCATAA